From a single Lentisphaera profundi genomic region:
- a CDS encoding alpha/beta hydrolase: protein MKSILFTLLSLFLISSAFADTNKSSKPQVKQKKDIYYNPPASVADVSYGSDERNVLDFWQAPGEGPHPLYFYIHGGGWLGGDKSRVFRVQDYLDKGISVASINYRLTKTDILPAPVHDAARALQFVRSKAQEWNIDKKKVVLAGGSAGACTAMWIACHDDLANPESSDPVERESTRVSGIVVAGGQTSIDPKQAGPWIGPKVYHGMIIMAVGEQNIEAVFKNYAQHEKLFKEFSPINHLTQDDPPLYLSYGDHMEVPAASFGSGIHHGMFGIKMKEKSEQVDHKKVFLNISKHQKSEAYSDPKAFIYELLLGEKK, encoded by the coding sequence ATGAAATCAATCTTATTTACCTTGCTTAGCCTATTTTTGATAAGCTCAGCGTTTGCAGACACAAACAAAAGTAGCAAGCCTCAAGTTAAGCAAAAGAAGGATATATATTATAATCCTCCCGCTAGTGTTGCGGATGTAAGTTATGGCAGCGATGAACGCAATGTTTTAGATTTTTGGCAAGCTCCCGGAGAGGGACCTCATCCACTCTATTTTTATATTCATGGAGGTGGTTGGCTTGGTGGTGATAAAAGTCGAGTATTTCGCGTACAGGATTATTTAGATAAAGGGATTTCGGTGGCGTCGATTAATTATCGCTTAACGAAGACTGATATTCTTCCTGCTCCGGTTCATGATGCCGCTAGAGCACTGCAGTTTGTGCGCTCCAAAGCTCAAGAATGGAATATAGATAAAAAGAAAGTTGTCTTAGCTGGTGGTAGTGCAGGTGCCTGTACGGCCATGTGGATTGCTTGCCATGATGATTTAGCTAATCCCGAATCAAGTGATCCAGTCGAGCGTGAATCAACTCGAGTTTCTGGCATTGTCGTCGCAGGTGGTCAAACATCGATTGATCCTAAGCAGGCGGGCCCGTGGATTGGACCGAAAGTTTATCATGGCATGATTATTATGGCTGTGGGGGAACAAAATATTGAGGCAGTGTTTAAAAACTATGCTCAGCATGAAAAGCTTTTCAAAGAATTCTCTCCTATTAATCACCTAACGCAGGATGATCCACCACTCTACCTATCTTATGGTGATCACATGGAAGTGCCCGCGGCGTCTTTTGGAAGTGGGATTCATCATGGCATGTTTGGTATCAAAATGAAAGAAAAATCGGAGCAAGTGGATCATAAGAAAGTTTTTCTTAATATTAGCAAGCATCAAAAATCAGAGGCTTATTCTGATCCGAAGGCCTTTATTTATGAACTTCTCTTAGGCGAGAAGAAATAA
- a CDS encoding DUF1559 domain-containing protein, with protein MRTIEFKNKKARSLYKPFTLIELLIVVAIIGILASLLLPVLGKARKKAKQTVCKSQLKQIHLAMTMYELDNDQYLPYVRVDPPAHSQPWYWTLAPYLGIDREETGTMREVEISLGSNVFKCPSNDSLNVPVYGTSTNITGYAMPQWAGWGGKGALYAPIKITNVSEPSHAMLLGETDLKYYLNGGDTNFLNSLYHDGLNNRLFIDGHVGQGFQNQGFVAVAIKSPYYFSWSKNSGY; from the coding sequence ATGAGAACAATAGAGTTTAAAAATAAAAAAGCACGTAGCCTGTACAAGCCTTTCACTTTGATTGAATTGCTCATTGTAGTCGCGATTATCGGTATCTTGGCCAGCTTGTTATTACCCGTTTTAGGCAAGGCGAGAAAAAAAGCTAAGCAAACAGTTTGCAAGAGTCAGCTTAAACAAATTCACTTAGCTATGACCATGTATGAACTCGATAATGATCAATACTTACCTTATGTCAGAGTTGATCCCCCCGCCCACTCTCAACCATGGTATTGGACTTTAGCACCTTATTTAGGCATAGACCGTGAAGAAACAGGGACGATGCGAGAGGTTGAGATCAGCCTGGGTAGTAATGTATTTAAGTGCCCCAGTAATGATTCACTTAATGTTCCTGTATATGGAACCAGTACCAATATAACTGGTTATGCCATGCCTCAATGGGCCGGCTGGGGCGGTAAAGGTGCCCTGTATGCCCCTATTAAAATCACAAATGTTTCGGAGCCTTCACATGCCATGCTTCTCGGTGAAACTGACCTTAAGTATTATTTAAATGGAGGTGATACTAATTTTTTAAATAGTCTTTATCACGACGGTCTTAATAATCGTTTATTCATTGATGGTCATGTGGGTCAAGGATTTCAAAACCAGGGTTTTGTTGCCGTAGCAATAAAATCACCTTATTATTTCAGTTGGTCTAAAAATTCAGGATATTGA
- a CDS encoding sialate O-acetylesterase, whose amino-acid sequence MKLLCIAILVVLTSLSSVNAAEKGKHLFILSGQSNMKYMDPNISFIPAVEEAFGKDNVIVVHDAQGGQPIRRWYKNWTPENGEKPTSTGTLYKRMMRKISPIVKKHKFSSVTFIWMQGEADAQAKHGKVYKKSLLGLIEQLSNDLGRKEINVVIGRLSDCDMANKHFPHWTMIRDIQVELADANPRSLWVNTDDLNDGKGKNGRQLKNNLHYSVEGYKKLGERFAAKSIELIKKHEQ is encoded by the coding sequence ATGAAATTACTCTGTATAGCTATTTTAGTCGTACTAACAAGTCTATCATCTGTTAATGCTGCAGAGAAAGGGAAGCATCTTTTTATTCTTTCAGGTCAGTCGAATATGAAGTATATGGATCCAAATATTTCTTTTATACCAGCAGTTGAAGAGGCTTTTGGGAAAGACAATGTCATTGTGGTACATGATGCCCAAGGTGGTCAGCCAATACGTCGTTGGTATAAGAACTGGACACCAGAAAATGGAGAAAAACCCACATCAACTGGCACACTCTATAAACGTATGATGAGGAAGATCTCACCGATTGTAAAAAAGCATAAATTTAGTTCTGTGACATTTATCTGGATGCAGGGAGAGGCTGATGCGCAAGCTAAGCATGGAAAAGTTTATAAGAAGAGTTTACTCGGTTTGATAGAACAACTTAGCAATGATCTAGGGCGCAAAGAAATCAACGTCGTCATTGGACGATTGAGTGATTGTGATATGGCCAACAAACACTTCCCTCATTGGACAATGATTCGTGATATCCAAGTAGAACTTGCAGATGCTAATCCACGTAGTCTTTGGGTAAATACAGACGATTTGAATGACGGAAAGGGTAAAAATGGCAGACAACTAAAAAATAATCTTCATTATTCTGTCGAAGGCTACAAAAAACTCGGCGAACGTTTCGCTGCAAAATCCATTGAGTTAATCAAAAAGCATGAGCAATAA
- a CDS encoding sialate O-acetylesterase, translated as MKQLLAIIIFISTMSVSWGAIELPAVFSDGAVLQCDKELPIWGWGKAGEKVAVSFANQSETSEVKPDGSWMVKLKPIKPSYEKHIILIKVGAESLELKNILVGEVWFCSGQSNMLYTLGAVSNKTKDQGYESVLEYMRKEKDTAKDEFLRHIKVPNVASVLESKRNFTGNWISSAPENNSEFTAVGYFFAKEIRKHLDCPVGLLNCSWGGKRIDPFIPPSQLKSPGYDQMLATIKKQVENYDLKDEQAKLKKALANFKTEGKSAREIRLSQPRMRPSPNSASNTAGAIYNGMTHPLVPYAIRGMLWYQGESHNHSKPATYGGLLKKLIAGLRAEWGQGDFPVYFCQIANLTASSSKPATKKNSWVTISNQQRLSMKIPNTGMAVLNDIGQVKDIHPLNKLDVGKRLSKWALNKTYGFTEIVASGPLYQSSEQKAKSIIIKFDYPGSGLMIGKKHLLEPVKPLNVPLGGFEICGEDKVWTYAEAKIISQNEVEVSHQSIDKPLAVRYAWQQNPANANLYNKEGLPSSLFSTLDSE; from the coding sequence ATGAAACAGCTACTCGCTATTATAATCTTCATCTCCACTATGTCAGTTTCTTGGGGAGCTATCGAGCTGCCAGCAGTATTTTCAGATGGTGCGGTGCTTCAATGTGATAAGGAGCTACCTATTTGGGGTTGGGGAAAAGCTGGTGAGAAGGTAGCGGTAAGTTTTGCTAATCAAAGTGAGACAAGCGAAGTCAAGCCAGATGGGAGCTGGATGGTCAAACTTAAGCCTATTAAGCCATCCTACGAGAAACATATTATCTTAATCAAAGTGGGCGCTGAATCACTGGAATTAAAGAATATCCTGGTCGGTGAGGTCTGGTTTTGCAGCGGGCAGTCAAATATGCTCTATACCCTAGGCGCGGTATCTAATAAAACTAAAGACCAAGGCTATGAATCGGTTCTTGAATACATGAGGAAAGAAAAAGATACTGCCAAGGATGAATTTCTGAGACATATTAAAGTGCCCAATGTAGCGTCGGTACTAGAAAGTAAGCGTAATTTCACAGGGAATTGGATCAGTTCTGCACCCGAAAATAATAGTGAATTCACCGCGGTTGGGTATTTTTTTGCGAAAGAAATTCGCAAACATTTAGATTGTCCAGTGGGCTTGCTCAATTGCTCATGGGGCGGCAAGCGCATTGATCCTTTCATCCCCCCTTCACAGTTGAAAAGCCCTGGCTATGATCAAATGCTTGCCACTATTAAAAAGCAGGTGGAAAATTATGACCTCAAAGACGAGCAGGCGAAATTAAAAAAGGCTTTGGCAAACTTTAAAACTGAGGGAAAAAGCGCTAGGGAGATAAGATTAAGTCAACCCCGGATGCGCCCCTCGCCCAACTCGGCATCAAATACAGCAGGGGCTATCTATAATGGCATGACTCATCCACTCGTTCCCTATGCGATACGCGGTATGTTGTGGTATCAGGGCGAATCTCACAATCATTCCAAGCCGGCCACTTACGGGGGGCTGCTGAAGAAACTCATTGCTGGTTTGAGAGCCGAATGGGGGCAAGGAGATTTCCCTGTTTACTTCTGTCAAATAGCAAATCTGACTGCTTCGAGTTCTAAGCCCGCGACAAAAAAGAACTCTTGGGTCACGATCAGCAATCAGCAGCGCCTCTCGATGAAGATTCCCAATACCGGAATGGCTGTGCTCAATGATATTGGACAAGTGAAAGATATTCATCCTTTGAACAAGTTAGATGTCGGCAAACGGCTTTCTAAGTGGGCCTTAAACAAGACTTATGGCTTTACAGAGATCGTTGCTAGTGGTCCGCTTTATCAATCATCTGAGCAAAAAGCTAAGTCGATTATAATTAAGTTCGATTACCCGGGTAGCGGTTTGATGATCGGCAAGAAACATTTACTCGAGCCGGTTAAACCCTTAAATGTTCCTCTCGGAGGATTTGAGATATGTGGTGAGGATAAAGTTTGGACTTATGCAGAGGCCAAAATAATTAGCCAAAACGAGGTCGAAGTCTCCCATCAATCCATTGATAAGCCTCTTGCCGTTAGGTATGCCTGGCAACAAAATCCCGCGAATGCCAATTTATACAATAAAGAAGGATTGCCCTCTAGCTTGTTTTCTACCTTAGACTCGGAATAG
- a CDS encoding right-handed parallel beta-helix repeat-containing protein yields MKKLLLCFSLLCTQTYAADFYVSTKGSDTHIGSQAKPFKTLEQAQKALRKSQNIGRETCNIYIREGIYYLDNTLIFTPQDSGTKDAPVNYLAYKDEQVVLSGGSKLKLTWKAYKDGIFQSKTPEELKIDQLFINGKSQRMARYPNYDASKKTAAYQGFAADAFSKERALAWADPAGGYIHAMHTHRWGGYHYLITGKDAKGEVTYEGGWQNNRKMGMHKSFRMVENIFEELDAAGEWYHNAKTNTLYYKPEAKTELDKASVEVVRLAHLLEFQGSEKKPVKHISFKGFIVRHAARTFMDCKEQLLRSDWAIYRGGSFMLTGTENISILDCEFDQVGGNAIFVNNYNRRTLIKGCHIHNVGASGVCFVGDPNAVRDPLFEYGEKNDLSKIDRTPGPKTNNYPAFGVVEDCLIHGIGIVERQPAGVMMDMASEITIRDCSIYDCARSGINIGDGAWGGHLIERCDVFDTVLETHDHGSFNSWGRDRFWRSDVKPTQKAVDEDPSLPFLDAIKTTTIRDSRWRCDHGWDIDLDDGSSNYDIYNNLLLARGLKLREGFRRRAWNNITVNNGLHPHVWYNNSEDEVFSNIFMAPARGARMPSAVSKGKRVDSNLFFNVPESQVRRHTQFGWDINSLIGDPLFVDPANGDFRVKKGSPAFKIGFKNFPMDQFGVKKPSLKAIARTPIIPALAAPVKSKSHAKIAPLKNLDSTYLGATIHSIVGEEFSAYGTRKVDGGVALTQVPNSSSAAKTGFAQNDLIQAVNGKAVKDIEQFFKALSENRKTKVILKVIRNQEPTEITIKVNTFVQIETSSKINGFRNLKVPRSSTYSISTNTKTGNDKIEILLDGKLKASYGPIFANGIQNGAYKMDLGRPQNIASITSWSYNQGGNRGAQKIQVYASNSNTDPAWDLSKFTSLGLIDTSLNKKAHYTAASLRSINSESLGKFRWVIWAVSPISSNDGGENTAFQELAVEVAKYETDF; encoded by the coding sequence ATGAAAAAGTTATTACTTTGTTTTTCACTACTCTGTACGCAAACTTATGCTGCAGATTTCTACGTATCAACTAAAGGTAGCGACACTCATATTGGTAGTCAGGCAAAACCCTTTAAAACCCTTGAACAAGCACAAAAGGCTTTGCGTAAATCGCAAAATATTGGTCGTGAAACCTGTAATATTTACATTCGTGAAGGTATTTATTATCTAGATAACACTTTGATCTTCACCCCACAGGATTCAGGAACCAAGGATGCACCTGTCAATTATTTAGCTTATAAAGATGAGCAAGTAGTACTGAGTGGTGGCTCAAAACTAAAATTAACTTGGAAAGCCTATAAAGATGGCATCTTTCAATCAAAGACTCCCGAAGAGCTAAAAATCGATCAACTCTTTATTAATGGCAAGAGTCAACGCATGGCGCGTTATCCAAATTATGATGCTAGTAAAAAAACGGCTGCTTATCAGGGCTTTGCAGCTGACGCATTCTCCAAAGAGCGAGCCCTTGCTTGGGCGGATCCCGCGGGTGGTTATATTCATGCCATGCATACTCATCGATGGGGTGGTTATCATTACTTAATTACTGGCAAGGATGCCAAGGGCGAGGTCACCTATGAAGGCGGCTGGCAGAATAACCGTAAAATGGGCATGCATAAAAGTTTTCGCATGGTGGAAAACATTTTCGAGGAACTCGATGCCGCCGGAGAGTGGTATCATAATGCAAAAACTAATACACTTTATTATAAACCAGAAGCTAAGACAGAGCTAGATAAAGCTAGTGTTGAAGTTGTACGATTAGCACACTTGCTAGAGTTTCAAGGAAGTGAAAAAAAACCTGTTAAGCATATTTCATTCAAAGGCTTTATCGTTCGTCACGCCGCCCGTACTTTCATGGATTGTAAAGAACAATTGCTCCGCTCCGATTGGGCTATATATCGTGGTGGCTCCTTTATGTTGACAGGAACTGAGAATATCAGTATCCTCGATTGTGAATTTGATCAAGTTGGTGGCAATGCCATTTTCGTCAACAATTACAATAGGCGCACACTCATTAAAGGATGCCATATTCATAACGTCGGTGCTAGTGGTGTCTGCTTTGTAGGTGATCCCAATGCCGTACGCGATCCTTTATTTGAATATGGTGAAAAAAATGACCTCTCTAAAATAGATCGCACACCAGGTCCAAAAACAAACAATTACCCCGCTTTCGGAGTCGTTGAAGACTGTTTGATTCATGGGATTGGAATAGTAGAACGTCAGCCCGCAGGCGTAATGATGGACATGGCCTCGGAAATCACCATACGTGATTGTTCGATTTACGATTGTGCTCGCTCGGGAATTAATATTGGTGATGGTGCTTGGGGTGGTCACCTCATTGAACGTTGCGATGTTTTTGATACAGTCTTAGAAACCCATGATCATGGTTCTTTCAATTCATGGGGACGTGACCGTTTCTGGAGAAGTGATGTAAAACCAACTCAGAAGGCGGTTGATGAAGACCCGAGCTTGCCCTTCCTTGATGCTATCAAGACCACCACTATTCGCGATAGTCGCTGGCGCTGTGATCACGGTTGGGATATTGACCTTGATGATGGCTCAAGTAATTACGATATTTATAATAACCTACTCCTCGCACGTGGCTTAAAGCTTCGCGAGGGTTTCCGTCGTCGTGCTTGGAATAATATCACGGTCAATAATGGCTTACATCCCCACGTTTGGTATAATAATAGTGAAGATGAAGTCTTCTCAAATATCTTTATGGCACCCGCACGTGGGGCCCGTATGCCCAGCGCCGTTTCTAAAGGCAAACGAGTCGATAGTAATCTTTTTTTTAATGTACCAGAATCACAAGTTAGGCGCCATACACAATTTGGCTGGGATATAAACTCACTTATTGGGGATCCTTTATTTGTGGATCCAGCTAATGGTGACTTCCGGGTCAAAAAAGGCTCTCCAGCCTTTAAAATTGGTTTCAAAAACTTTCCCATGGATCAATTTGGCGTTAAAAAGCCATCGCTCAAGGCCATTGCTAGAACACCTATTATTCCAGCCTTAGCCGCTCCAGTAAAAAGTAAATCACACGCTAAAATAGCTCCCTTAAAAAACCTTGATTCAACTTATCTAGGTGCTACAATTCATTCCATTGTGGGAGAAGAGTTTTCTGCTTATGGCACACGTAAAGTTGATGGTGGTGTTGCTCTTACCCAAGTTCCAAACTCATCTTCCGCAGCAAAAACCGGCTTTGCACAAAATGACTTGATTCAAGCGGTAAATGGAAAAGCAGTTAAAGATATTGAACAATTCTTCAAGGCTTTATCTGAAAACCGCAAAACAAAAGTAATTCTTAAGGTCATTCGCAACCAAGAACCTACTGAAATAACTATAAAAGTTAATACTTTTGTTCAAATTGAGACCTCCTCAAAAATAAATGGTTTTCGCAACTTAAAAGTCCCTCGCAGCTCTACTTACTCCATCTCTACTAATACGAAGACGGGTAATGATAAAATTGAAATCCTTCTAGATGGTAAGTTAAAAGCAAGTTACGGCCCCATTTTTGCTAATGGAATACAAAATGGTGCTTATAAAATGGATTTAGGTCGTCCGCAAAACATCGCATCAATCACGAGCTGGTCCTATAATCAAGGCGGTAACCGTGGTGCTCAAAAGATCCAAGTTTATGCAAGTAATTCCAACACTGATCCCGCTTGGGACTTGAGTAAATTCACTTCTCTAGGACTTATCGATACGAGCTTAAATAAAAAAGCCCACTATACGGCGGCCTCACTTCGCTCCATTAATAGTGAATCACTCGGTAAATTTCGTTGGGTAATCTGGGCCGTTTCTCCAATAAGCAGTAATGATGGTGGAGAAAACACCGCTTTTCAAGAACTTGCCGTCGAAGTTGCAAAATACGAAACCGACTTTTAA
- a CDS encoding RNA polymerase sigma factor, translating into MNSSTRLTLIERVRQADRDERCWEDFVDSYKNYIYVIIRKFKLSNELCDDMLQDILVQLWKSLPQFDYRPQECRFRTWLSIVCCSVVKNHLKSKAGRKMLKETEYEESIHALDQFSEPEIERIAESEWKNFIAEKAFDNIRPRLTDKMLLVFEASIEERPDKDVASEIGCSEASVRVYRQRVRNSLMKEIIRLNDELDAG; encoded by the coding sequence ATGAATTCTTCGACCCGACTCACACTTATAGAACGTGTTCGCCAAGCCGATCGCGATGAACGCTGCTGGGAAGATTTTGTCGACTCTTACAAAAATTATATCTATGTTATTATTCGCAAATTTAAGCTGAGCAATGAGCTGTGTGATGATATGTTGCAAGATATTCTAGTTCAACTCTGGAAGTCACTTCCCCAGTTTGATTACCGACCACAAGAATGTCGTTTTCGTACTTGGTTAAGTATTGTTTGTTGTAGTGTGGTAAAAAATCACCTCAAATCAAAAGCAGGACGTAAAATGCTTAAAGAGACTGAATATGAGGAATCAATTCATGCCTTGGATCAATTTTCAGAACCAGAAATAGAGCGTATAGCCGAAAGCGAATGGAAAAATTTTATTGCCGAGAAAGCTTTCGATAATATCCGTCCTCGCCTCACAGATAAAATGCTTTTGGTCTTTGAGGCATCAATCGAAGAGCGCCCGGATAAAGATGTTGCTAGTGAGATAGGATGTAGCGAGGCCTCTGTACGCGTTTATCGTCAACGAGTGCGGAATTCTCTAATGAAAGAAATTATTCGTCTCAATGATGAATTAGATGCGGGTTAA